In Natronococcus occultus SP4, the following proteins share a genomic window:
- a CDS encoding PAS domain S-box protein — protein MSGEKGNGVTVSGSERDGVRGALSLREQAMDEAPVGILITDPSQPDNPITYANQGFVRLTGYPREEAVGRNCRFLQGDETAQEPVDRMRTAIDAGERVTVELLNYRRDGEPFWNRVTVAPLFDGDELTHFVGIQQDVTERKRRERDLEHEREFVEQGLDVLDDVFYVIGTDGQLRRWNERLRTVTGYTDAQIAEMDAVEFVPPAERDRIRESMAETLDGDSNPIESALLTADGERIPYEFTGARLTGPDDDLIGIVGIGRDVTERTRRRTVLESLHGIATALQTEDSVDAVCERTVDAAADVLEFDLCSLLLREGEWLVPRATSADAPADGSRPMRLDQGLAGKTVRTGESYLVGEITPEDDVDPAKEYYRSGFSVPVGQDGVFQAASAEPDAFDRQDVEFAELLVSHAANAIDRIEREDALERQNERLSEFASIVSHDLRNPLNVATGRLELAREEGEDDHLEAVERAHTRMATLIDDLLALAREGEAVLEPEPVDVAELVADCWQTVETRDADLTVETDRTILADPDRLKRLLENLVRNAVEHAGPDVTVTVGELENGIYLEDDGPGIAPAEREAVFETGYSNSRDGTGFGLGIVERIADAHGWTVTATEGADGGARFELTGLEFAESSSGV, from the coding sequence ATGAGTGGCGAGAAGGGGAACGGCGTGACTGTCAGCGGTTCCGAGCGCGACGGAGTTCGCGGGGCGCTGTCGCTGCGGGAGCAGGCGATGGACGAAGCTCCAGTGGGGATCCTGATTACCGATCCGAGTCAGCCTGACAACCCGATTACGTACGCCAACCAGGGGTTCGTTCGACTCACCGGCTACCCCCGTGAGGAGGCGGTTGGTCGGAACTGCCGGTTTCTGCAGGGGGACGAAACCGCCCAGGAGCCGGTCGACCGGATGCGGACGGCGATCGACGCCGGCGAGCGCGTCACCGTCGAGCTGTTGAACTACCGTCGCGACGGCGAGCCGTTCTGGAACCGGGTCACCGTCGCCCCGCTTTTCGACGGCGACGAGCTCACCCACTTCGTCGGAATCCAGCAGGACGTCACCGAGCGCAAGCGACGAGAGCGCGACCTCGAGCACGAGCGGGAGTTCGTCGAACAGGGACTCGACGTCCTGGACGACGTCTTCTACGTGATCGGAACCGACGGCCAGCTCCGGCGCTGGAACGAGCGACTCCGGACGGTGACCGGGTACACCGACGCGCAGATCGCCGAGATGGACGCCGTCGAGTTCGTCCCGCCAGCAGAGCGTGACCGGATCCGGGAGTCGATGGCGGAGACGCTGGACGGCGACTCCAACCCGATCGAGTCGGCGCTGCTGACCGCCGACGGCGAGCGGATCCCCTACGAGTTCACCGGCGCGCGACTGACCGGTCCCGACGACGACCTGATCGGGATCGTCGGCATCGGACGAGACGTCACCGAACGAACCCGTCGCCGGACCGTTCTCGAGTCGCTCCACGGGATCGCGACCGCGCTCCAGACCGAGGACTCGGTCGACGCCGTCTGCGAGCGAACGGTTGACGCGGCGGCCGACGTCCTCGAGTTCGACCTCTGTTCATTGCTGTTGCGTGAGGGCGAGTGGCTGGTGCCGCGGGCGACCTCGGCCGATGCCCCCGCGGACGGCAGCCGACCGATGCGGCTCGATCAGGGGCTTGCCGGCAAGACCGTTCGAACCGGAGAGTCCTACCTCGTTGGCGAAATCACTCCCGAGGACGATGTCGATCCAGCGAAGGAGTACTATCGGTCGGGCTTTAGCGTTCCCGTCGGCCAGGACGGCGTCTTTCAGGCGGCAAGCGCCGAACCGGACGCGTTCGACCGCCAAGACGTCGAGTTCGCCGAACTGCTCGTGAGCCACGCCGCAAACGCGATCGATCGGATCGAGCGCGAGGACGCCCTCGAGCGTCAGAACGAACGGCTCTCGGAGTTCGCAAGCATCGTCTCCCACGACCTCCGTAACCCGCTGAACGTCGCCACTGGGCGGCTCGAGCTCGCTCGCGAGGAGGGCGAGGACGACCACCTCGAGGCCGTCGAGCGGGCCCACACACGCATGGCGACGCTGATCGACGACCTCCTGGCGCTCGCCCGAGAGGGCGAGGCCGTCCTCGAGCCCGAACCCGTCGACGTCGCCGAACTCGTCGCCGACTGTTGGCAGACCGTCGAGACCCGGGACGCCGACCTCACCGTCGAGACTGATCGGACGATCCTGGCCGATCCGGACCGACTCAAGCGGCTGCTCGAGAACCTCGTCCGCAACGCCGTCGAGCACGCCGGGCCCGACGTGACCGTGACGGTCGGCGAGCTCGAGAACGGGATCTACCTCGAGGACGACGGCCCCGGAATCGCACCGGCCGAACGCGAGGCGGTCTTCGAGACGGGATACTCGAACTCGCGGGACGGCACCGGGTTCGGACTGGGGATCGTCGAGCGGATCGCCGACGCCCACGGCTGGACCGTTACTGCGACGGAGGGTGCCGACGGCGGGGCGCGCTTCGAGCTGACGGGCCTCGAGTTCGCGGAGTCGTCGTCCGGAGTGTGA
- a CDS encoding DUF4870 domain-containing protein, which yields MPSTATLSGSDQSENRSLGGILVHVLALFTSFVGPAIMYAISDHEFTRENARNAIKWHISIIVLAVAAFVTGFLGADEVTINGEPTELLAVPSPLDTVFTFIGIPLLLALVVAVFATFVFAVIATQKAASGSAWSYPGSINIIERFR from the coding sequence ATGCCCTCTACAGCAACACTATCCGGCTCCGACCAATCCGAGAACCGTTCTTTAGGCGGCATTCTCGTCCACGTGTTGGCGCTTTTCACCAGTTTCGTTGGCCCTGCCATCATGTATGCCATCTCAGACCACGAATTTACGCGAGAGAACGCTCGAAACGCGATCAAGTGGCATATCTCCATTATTGTTCTGGCGGTTGCTGCGTTCGTGACAGGCTTCCTTGGTGCCGACGAAGTAACAATCAATGGTGAACCGACTGAACTACTGGCGGTACCGTCACCCCTCGATACAGTGTTTACCTTCATTGGAATTCCCTTGCTACTTGCACTGGTGGTCGCGGTTTTCGCTACATTCGTATTTGCTGTCATTGCCACACAGAAAGCGGCGTCCGGGTCAGCGTGGTCGTATCCCGGTTCGATTAATATCATCGAACGGTTCCGATAG
- the purB gene encoding adenylosuccinate lyase: MTDTNALYAVSPIDGRYAGRTERLSPYASEAALMRARVRVEVEYLIALAELEATPLALSLEEREHLRGLYKHFAEEDARLIKTLETDGYGEFEATNHDVKAVEYFVRHRLPEGSDAGPWIHFGLTSEDVNNLAHRLLLAEAVDEVLLPTLYDVRETLTGMAREHRDLPMLARTHGQPATPTTFGKELAVYAARLGRATGRIRDAADDLAGKLGGASGTYAAHVAAYPDVDWPAFAEEFVTGLGLEFTPLTTQVNPCDDLAALFDAVRGANDVLLDLDLDMWLYVSDRYLGQEAVAGETGSSTMPHKVNPIDFENSEGNLSKANADLTFLADYVTTSRLQRDLSDSTVKRNMGAALAHCLIGYEKAAAGLEKVVPNEQVIREELEDTPEIIGEAVQTILRREGQEDAYERVKDLTRGRDVTLADFQDLFDDLEVDEDVRTELRELTPAGYTGVADDLVGTRQ, from the coding sequence ATGACCGACACCAACGCGCTGTACGCCGTCTCGCCGATCGACGGCCGCTACGCGGGCCGAACGGAGCGACTCTCGCCGTACGCCAGCGAGGCCGCGCTGATGCGGGCCCGAGTCCGCGTCGAGGTCGAGTACCTGATCGCCCTCGCGGAGCTGGAGGCGACACCGCTAGCGCTCTCCCTGGAGGAGCGCGAACACCTGCGGGGCCTGTACAAACACTTCGCCGAGGAGGACGCCCGACTGATCAAGACCCTCGAGACCGACGGCTACGGCGAGTTCGAGGCGACGAACCACGACGTGAAGGCTGTCGAGTACTTCGTTCGACATCGCCTTCCCGAGGGCAGCGACGCCGGCCCCTGGATCCATTTCGGGCTGACGAGCGAGGACGTCAACAACCTCGCCCACCGGCTGTTGCTCGCCGAGGCCGTCGACGAGGTGCTGTTGCCGACCCTGTACGACGTCCGGGAGACGCTCACGGGGATGGCCCGCGAGCACCGCGACCTGCCGATGCTCGCTCGCACCCACGGCCAGCCCGCGACGCCGACGACGTTCGGCAAGGAGCTGGCCGTCTACGCGGCCCGGCTGGGTCGGGCGACGGGGCGGATTCGGGACGCGGCGGACGACCTCGCGGGCAAGCTCGGCGGGGCCTCGGGCACCTACGCGGCCCACGTCGCGGCCTACCCCGACGTCGACTGGCCCGCCTTCGCCGAGGAGTTCGTTACGGGGCTGGGCCTCGAGTTCACGCCGCTGACGACCCAGGTAAACCCCTGTGACGACCTCGCGGCGCTGTTCGACGCCGTCCGCGGCGCCAACGACGTCCTGTTGGATCTCGATCTGGACATGTGGCTCTACGTCTCCGATCGCTACCTCGGCCAGGAGGCCGTCGCGGGCGAGACCGGCTCCTCGACGATGCCCCACAAGGTCAACCCGATCGACTTCGAGAACAGCGAGGGGAACCTCTCGAAGGCCAACGCCGATCTAACTTTCCTCGCGGACTACGTGACGACCTCGCGACTCCAGCGGGATCTCTCGGACTCGACGGTCAAACGAAACATGGGCGCCGCCCTCGCTCACTGTCTGATCGGCTACGAGAAGGCCGCCGCGGGCCTCGAGAAGGTCGTTCCCAACGAGCAGGTGATTCGCGAGGAGCTCGAGGACACCCCCGAGATCATCGGCGAGGCCGTCCAGACGATTCTGCGTCGGGAGGGCCAGGAAGACGCCTACGAGCGGGTCAAGGACCTCACCCGTGGGCGAGACGTGACCCTCGCGGACTTTCAGGACCTGTTCGACGACCTCGAGGTCGACGAGGACGTCCGGACGGAGCTTCGCGAGCTGACACCTGCCGGCTACACGGGCGTCGCCGACGACCTGGTCGGGACCCGCCAGTAG
- the purH gene encoding bifunctional phosphoribosylaminoimidazolecarboxamide formyltransferase/IMP cyclohydrolase, translating to MTRIAGLAGNRGRNLLNVADRRPGGAELAVVLTDDEDAPVLEDAAERGIPTEVVPLEDGMGRREHEQAVTEALADHAFDLVCLDGYMRILSDTFLEAQPTTLNVHPSLLPAFPGTDAWGDALEAGVSVTGCTVHVVTDATDADGEVIETEVDAGPIVTQEPVPIYEGDDEDQLKERVLYEGEFRAYPRAVKWFAEDAVDVDLEAGEVTVDADVSSPEDAAHDGLPARRLVSNDRAATLRYGENPHQNAAVYADYTCDEASVVHADQLNEGAKALSYNNYNDADGALNLVKEFDEPAAAVIKHTNPAGCATADTLTAAYERALSTDPMSAFGGIVALNRECDAATAELVIDSFKEVVVAPGYTEDALEVLREKENLRVLDVGEIGASTERFTEKPLVGGRLVQERDFQSISAEDFEVVTEREPTEVELESMVFAWQTLKHVKSNGILLAQGTETVGVGMGQVSRVDAVRLAAMKADEHAEGKNAEGAVMASDAFFPFPDGIEEAAEAGIEAVIQPGGSVNDEDVIEAADEHGMAMAFTGQRSFRHD from the coding sequence ATGACCAGAATCGCCGGACTGGCCGGCAACCGAGGACGGAACCTGTTGAACGTCGCCGACCGTCGCCCCGGCGGGGCCGAGCTGGCGGTCGTCCTCACCGACGACGAGGACGCACCCGTCCTCGAGGACGCGGCCGAGCGCGGGATTCCAACCGAGGTCGTCCCTCTCGAAGACGGAATGGGCCGTCGCGAGCACGAGCAGGCGGTCACCGAGGCGCTCGCCGACCACGCGTTCGACCTGGTCTGTCTGGACGGCTACATGCGGATCCTCTCGGATACCTTCCTCGAGGCCCAGCCGACAACGTTGAACGTCCACCCCTCGCTGCTGCCTGCCTTCCCCGGCACGGACGCCTGGGGCGACGCGCTCGAGGCGGGCGTCTCGGTCACGGGCTGTACGGTCCACGTCGTCACCGACGCAACCGACGCGGACGGCGAGGTCATCGAGACGGAGGTCGACGCGGGCCCAATCGTCACCCAGGAGCCGGTCCCGATCTACGAGGGCGACGACGAGGACCAGCTGAAGGAACGCGTCCTCTACGAGGGCGAGTTCCGGGCGTATCCGCGGGCGGTGAAGTGGTTCGCCGAGGACGCCGTCGACGTGGACCTCGAGGCGGGCGAGGTGACGGTCGACGCCGACGTCTCGAGCCCGGAGGACGCGGCCCACGACGGACTGCCCGCGCGGCGACTCGTCTCGAACGACCGCGCTGCCACGCTCCGGTACGGCGAGAACCCCCACCAGAACGCCGCGGTGTACGCCGACTACACCTGCGACGAGGCAAGCGTCGTCCACGCCGACCAGTTGAACGAGGGCGCGAAGGCGCTGTCGTACAACAACTACAACGACGCCGACGGCGCCCTGAACCTCGTCAAAGAGTTCGACGAGCCCGCGGCCGCGGTGATCAAACACACGAACCCTGCGGGCTGTGCGACGGCCGACACTCTCACGGCGGCATACGAGCGAGCGCTCTCGACGGATCCGATGAGCGCTTTCGGGGGTATCGTCGCCCTCAACCGGGAGTGTGACGCCGCGACCGCCGAGCTAGTGATCGACTCGTTCAAGGAGGTCGTCGTCGCGCCGGGCTACACCGAGGACGCCCTCGAGGTCCTCCGCGAGAAGGAGAACCTGCGGGTGCTGGACGTCGGCGAGATCGGGGCGTCGACCGAGCGGTTCACCGAGAAGCCGCTGGTTGGCGGTCGCCTCGTCCAGGAGCGGGACTTCCAGTCGATCTCGGCCGAGGACTTCGAGGTCGTCACCGAGCGCGAGCCGACCGAGGTGGAACTCGAGTCGATGGTGTTCGCCTGGCAGACGCTGAAACACGTCAAGTCAAACGGGATCCTCCTCGCACAGGGCACCGAGACCGTCGGCGTCGGGATGGGACAGGTCTCCCGGGTCGACGCGGTCCGGCTCGCGGCGATGAAGGCCGACGAGCACGCGGAGGGGAAAAACGCCGAGGGCGCCGTGATGGCCTCCGACGCGTTCTTCCCGTTCCCCGACGGCATCGAGGAGGCCGCCGAGGCGGGGATCGAGGCCGTGATCCAGCCCGGCGGCTCGGTCAACGACGAGGACGTCATCGAGGCCGCAGACGAGCACGGGATGGCGATGGCGTTTACCGGCCAGCGCAGTTTCCGCCACGATTAG
- a CDS encoding HalOD1 output domain-containing protein, with product MTTGLVEHNQSTPVIAVIEAVAGATDSDPLNLPPLYESVDPDALNTLFNGSETGTQVAFEYAGLEVVVQGEEVEVEPLQGEL from the coding sequence ATGACAACGGGATTGGTAGAGCACAACCAAAGTACGCCAGTAATCGCTGTAATCGAAGCCGTAGCAGGAGCAACCGACAGTGACCCACTGAACCTCCCGCCACTATACGAATCCGTGGATCCAGACGCATTGAATACGCTTTTTAATGGATCCGAAACAGGCACCCAAGTGGCGTTCGAATACGCAGGTTTGGAGGTGGTCGTACAGGGGGAAGAGGTGGAAGTAGAACCACTTCAGGGAGAGCTCTGA
- the lysA gene encoding diaminopimelate decarboxylase, producing MTDLADSPAVRRLADWDHERLEALADEHGTPLYVMDLDRVKENYTRFAAAFPDAEVMYAAKAHTGKAVLEAVLEAGADIECAAWGELQRSIDAGADPNTLQYTAVNPPDHDLDYAVDLAEDAPGLTITIGATDTLERLAERGYDGRIAIRINPGIGTGHHEKVATGADAKFGIPYERVPEVADRVREEFELVGLHAHAGSGVLTEGLEEHCQAIERVGKMARRVGDADLEFVDVGGGYGVPYREDEDPLDLEKTSNMVRDAVGELEATLKLEPGRYVVADAGLILSEVNTIKDAPDTTVVGIDASLATLIRPAMFGSYHPMLNVSAPDREPEPVTVGGPVCTSADVFAHDRPVARPEREDVLAIGNAGSYGYELASQFHSQPRPAEVALEDGQSRVVRRRESLEDVTRVEQ from the coding sequence ATGACCGATCTCGCCGACTCGCCGGCCGTGCGCCGGCTCGCCGACTGGGACCACGAGCGACTCGAGGCCCTCGCCGACGAGCACGGCACGCCGCTGTACGTCATGGACCTGGACCGCGTCAAGGAAAACTACACGCGCTTCGCCGCGGCCTTCCCCGACGCCGAGGTCATGTACGCCGCGAAGGCCCACACCGGGAAGGCCGTCCTCGAGGCCGTCCTCGAAGCTGGCGCCGACATCGAGTGTGCGGCCTGGGGGGAACTCCAGCGTTCGATCGACGCCGGGGCGGATCCGAACACCCTGCAGTACACCGCCGTCAACCCGCCGGACCACGATCTGGATTACGCCGTCGACCTCGCCGAGGACGCGCCCGGGCTGACGATCACCATCGGCGCGACGGACACGCTCGAGCGACTCGCCGAGCGCGGCTACGACGGCCGGATCGCCATTCGAATCAACCCCGGGATCGGGACGGGCCACCACGAGAAGGTCGCCACGGGTGCGGACGCGAAGTTCGGCATCCCCTACGAGCGGGTGCCCGAAGTCGCCGACCGCGTCCGCGAGGAGTTCGAGCTCGTCGGGCTCCACGCTCACGCCGGCAGCGGCGTCCTGACCGAGGGGCTCGAAGAGCACTGCCAGGCGATCGAGCGGGTCGGCAAGATGGCTCGCCGCGTCGGCGACGCGGACCTCGAGTTCGTCGACGTCGGCGGCGGCTACGGCGTCCCCTACCGCGAGGACGAGGACCCCCTCGACCTCGAGAAGACCTCGAACATGGTTCGGGACGCCGTCGGCGAGCTGGAGGCGACGCTGAAGCTCGAGCCCGGACGCTACGTCGTCGCCGACGCCGGCCTCATCTTGAGCGAGGTGAACACGATCAAGGACGCTCCGGACACGACCGTCGTCGGGATCGACGCCAGCCTGGCGACGCTGATCCGCCCGGCGATGTTCGGCTCCTACCATCCCATGCTGAACGTCAGCGCGCCCGACCGCGAGCCCGAACCGGTGACGGTCGGCGGTCCGGTCTGTACCAGCGCGGACGTCTTCGCCCACGACCGCCCGGTCGCCCGACCCGAGCGCGAGGACGTCCTCGCGATCGGTAATGCGGGCTCGTACGGCTACGAGCTGGCCAGCCAGTTCCACTCCCAGCCCCGGCCCGCCGAAGTGGCACTGGAGGACGGCCAGTCCCGCGTCGTCCGTCGGCGCGAGAGCCTCGAGGACGTGACGCGGGTCGAACAGTAG
- a CDS encoding helix-turn-helix domain-containing protein: protein MLMGLIGKAEVGPPPGQAALERVPEMELLFEDIRSKGDEPWKIIVWATGGDFKKFENALAADPTIDSYDSLTELPEKRLYRLKLSDEGQRQTVHSVSVEHDITLISITATAEREEVLARFPSRDAIVRLREACLERDRRFELLNLYEEKPSESDGGFESRYGITSGQKEALLTALEKGYFHIPRETTMDEVAEELGISTSALSTRLRRGQQTLLLQTLAQEGSI, encoded by the coding sequence ATGCTGATGGGCCTTATAGGGAAAGCGGAAGTAGGTCCACCGCCGGGACAGGCTGCTCTGGAACGCGTTCCTGAGATGGAACTGCTTTTCGAAGACATCCGTTCGAAAGGTGACGAACCGTGGAAGATTATCGTCTGGGCAACGGGAGGCGATTTTAAAAAGTTTGAAAACGCGCTCGCTGCGGATCCGACAATCGATAGCTATGATTCCCTAACCGAATTGCCGGAGAAACGTCTCTATCGGCTAAAGCTGTCGGATGAGGGGCAGCGCCAAACAGTCCATTCAGTTTCAGTAGAACACGACATAACGCTTATTAGTATTACTGCGACGGCTGAACGGGAAGAGGTTTTAGCTCGATTTCCATCACGCGATGCCATTGTGCGGTTGCGAGAGGCCTGTCTCGAACGAGATCGCCGATTCGAATTACTCAACCTCTACGAAGAAAAACCGTCGGAAAGTGACGGAGGATTTGAAAGCCGATACGGTATTACGTCCGGGCAAAAGGAGGCTCTTCTTACTGCCCTCGAGAAAGGGTATTTCCATATACCGAGGGAGACAACGATGGATGAGGTCGCCGAGGAACTCGGTATCTCTACATCTGCTCTGTCAACTCGTCTTCGGCGTGGACAGCAAACACTGCTTCTTCAGACGTTGGCCCAAGAAGGGTCTATATAA
- a CDS encoding universal stress protein, which translates to MPADRLLVPVANPETADRLLDTAIDIATDRDLEILVLSVVTVPMQVPLGEARRRFDVDDQKDLVNEAVERTRSDGVSATGRIQFGRSVAESVRGVADAEDVATILLGWRGRPRRRDVVLGSHIDDVLADAPCDVLVKRIDRDRHAVASVLVPVAGGPNTAFAAETAGSLARAHDARIELVTVVPDREEETVAEARTLLDRTAPALGAVESVTQNVLEGSVVETIVDRSGEHDVTVVGAAEGGFLRRALVGDVPEAIARDAEGAVLMAKRTQAVPEALWRRLRDRLR; encoded by the coding sequence ATGCCGGCAGATCGTCTGCTCGTTCCCGTCGCCAACCCCGAAACCGCGGATCGCCTGCTCGATACCGCGATCGATATCGCGACCGATCGCGACCTCGAGATCCTCGTCCTCTCGGTCGTCACCGTTCCGATGCAGGTCCCCCTCGGGGAGGCACGACGCCGGTTCGACGTCGACGATCAGAAGGACCTGGTCAACGAGGCCGTCGAGCGAACCCGGAGCGACGGCGTTTCCGCGACGGGTCGGATCCAGTTTGGCCGGAGCGTCGCCGAGAGCGTCCGCGGGGTTGCCGACGCCGAGGACGTCGCGACGATCCTGCTTGGCTGGCGCGGTCGCCCCCGCCGACGGGACGTCGTCCTGGGGAGCCACATCGACGACGTCCTGGCGGACGCGCCGTGTGACGTCCTCGTCAAGCGTATCGATCGGGATCGCCACGCCGTCGCCTCCGTCCTCGTCCCCGTCGCCGGCGGCCCCAACACGGCGTTCGCCGCCGAAACCGCGGGTTCGCTGGCCCGCGCCCACGACGCCCGGATCGAACTCGTCACCGTCGTCCCCGACCGCGAGGAGGAGACCGTCGCCGAGGCGAGGACGCTGCTCGATCGCACCGCGCCCGCGCTGGGTGCCGTCGAATCGGTCACACAGAACGTCCTCGAGGGGTCGGTCGTCGAGACGATCGTCGACCGCTCGGGCGAGCACGACGTGACCGTCGTCGGCGCGGCCGAGGGCGGGTTTCTCCGCCGGGCGCTGGTCGGAGACGTCCCCGAGGCGATCGCTCGCGACGCCGAAGGCGCGGTGTTGATGGCCAAGCGAACGCAGGCCGTTCCGGAGGCGCTGTGGCGGCGGCTGCGGGATCGGCTCCGCTGA
- a CDS encoding M20/M25/M40 family metallo-hydrolase, whose amino-acid sequence MSFDITTFHAEAVRTPSHEDVGAMRDLLLETLRKAGHEPEVDARGNVLATRGDDDGPHYVLNTHFDTVAPHVPYERDGDVVSGRGACDAKGPLAALLAAFLRVEPTAGRLTLALTPDEETLMTGAASLQETLSADGYVVGEPTDLDVCTAARGQCEGTVTIEGEAGHAASVPAERNPVFGAADVLEALRCYDEDVGPDADPVLGEPKLTASGLEAGDAPNRVPERCRITFDRRNVPPETSDSFRENLESHLAARTPEGRSVSVELIRPDTPFPDPFVTDEDEPLVRTLADASGGVVRPFGAATEASFFATDAPTVVFGPGVLADEAGAVAHAEREYVRLPELEAAADAVERTLETLLG is encoded by the coding sequence ATGAGCTTCGATATCACCACCTTCCATGCCGAGGCCGTCCGCACCCCCTCCCACGAGGACGTCGGGGCGATGCGCGACCTGCTACTCGAGACGCTTCGCAAGGCCGGCCACGAGCCCGAGGTCGACGCCCGCGGGAACGTGTTGGCAACCCGCGGGGACGACGACGGCCCCCACTACGTGCTCAACACCCACTTCGACACCGTCGCCCCCCACGTCCCTTACGAGCGCGACGGCGACGTCGTCTCCGGACGTGGCGCCTGCGACGCGAAAGGACCCCTCGCCGCCCTGCTGGCGGCCTTTCTCCGCGTGGAGCCGACCGCGGGGCGGCTCACACTGGCGCTGACCCCCGACGAGGAGACGCTGATGACCGGCGCGGCCTCCCTGCAGGAGACGCTGTCGGCGGACGGCTACGTCGTCGGCGAGCCGACGGACCTCGACGTCTGTACCGCCGCCCGTGGACAGTGTGAAGGGACCGTAACGATCGAGGGGGAGGCCGGCCACGCGGCGAGCGTCCCCGCCGAGCGAAACCCGGTGTTCGGCGCCGCCGACGTCCTCGAGGCCCTGCGGTGTTACGACGAGGACGTCGGCCCGGACGCCGACCCGGTGCTGGGCGAGCCGAAGCTCACGGCGTCGGGACTCGAGGCCGGCGACGCGCCCAACCGCGTCCCGGAACGCTGTCGGATCACGTTCGACCGACGGAACGTCCCGCCCGAGACCAGTGACTCGTTTCGCGAGAATCTCGAGTCGCACCTCGCGGCGCGCACACCCGAGGGGCGCTCCGTTTCGGTCGAGCTGATCCGGCCCGACACCCCGTTCCCGGATCCGTTCGTCACCGACGAGGACGAGCCGCTCGTCCGAACGCTCGCGGACGCCAGTGGGGGAGTGGTTCGCCCCTTCGGGGCGGCGACCGAGGCTTCCTTCTTCGCGACGGACGCGCCGACGGTCGTCTTCGGACCGGGCGTGCTGGCCGACGAGGCGGGTGCGGTCGCTCACGCCGAGCGAGAGTACGTCCGACTCCCCGAGCTCGAGGCCGCGGCCGACGCCGTCGAACGGACCCTCGAGACGCTGCTGGGGTGA
- a CDS encoding SPW repeat domain-containing protein: MSTVTDRQSSRETRLPIPRVAGLAAVVGAWIFWSGVFLTGFGWIVTNNVLVGAVIATLAAYTAARPTGGRLPSLAGPLVIAILGVWTVAAPFFFGIETGVLFWSNIVAGALVAVLAVGSLYGVVTGTGTSASPAGRS, encoded by the coding sequence ATGAGCACTGTGACCGATCGACAGTCGAGTCGAGAGACGAGACTTCCTATCCCCCGGGTGGCCGGACTCGCGGCGGTGGTCGGCGCCTGGATCTTCTGGTCGGGCGTCTTCCTGACGGGCTTTGGCTGGATCGTTACGAACAACGTTCTGGTCGGGGCCGTCATCGCCACGCTGGCGGCCTACACTGCGGCCCGTCCGACGGGCGGGCGGCTCCCGTCGCTCGCGGGACCGCTGGTGATCGCGATCCTCGGCGTCTGGACCGTGGCGGCGCCGTTTTTCTTCGGGATCGAGACGGGAGTCTTGTTCTGGAGCAACATCGTCGCGGGCGCGCTCGTGGCGGTGCTTGCGGTCGGTAGCCTCTACGGCGTGGTCACGGGAACGGGGACGTCGGCGAGCCCGGCGGGCCGTTCGTGA
- a CDS encoding aldo/keto reductase translates to MQLPPIGLGTMGIEDAETIATALECGYRHLDTAQVYGNEDVVGEGLARSTVPREDVVVATKVWADSLAPGSVRETTAESLERLGLDGIDLLYVHRPIEAYEPDRTLPAFDELCDEGTIGGVGLSNFSVAELETAADVLEAPIAAHQVEYHPLFQPVDVLEHARENEYPLVAYSPLANGRAGEIDAVVDIARRRETSPEAVCLVWLAAKDGVVTIPKASSREHLEANLEALELELDVDELERIDAVERTEELFPE, encoded by the coding sequence ATGCAGCTTCCGCCGATCGGCCTCGGCACGATGGGAATCGAGGACGCCGAGACGATCGCAACGGCGCTCGAGTGTGGCTACCGACACCTCGATACCGCCCAGGTCTACGGGAACGAGGACGTCGTCGGCGAGGGGCTGGCCCGCAGCACGGTCCCTCGCGAGGACGTCGTCGTCGCGACGAAGGTGTGGGCCGACAGCCTCGCGCCCGGTTCCGTCCGCGAGACGACCGCTGAGAGCCTCGAACGGCTCGGTCTCGACGGCATCGACCTGCTGTACGTCCACCGTCCGATCGAGGCCTACGAGCCCGACCGGACGCTGCCGGCGTTCGACGAACTGTGCGACGAGGGCACGATCGGCGGCGTCGGGCTGAGCAACTTCTCGGTCGCCGAGCTCGAGACCGCCGCCGACGTCCTCGAGGCGCCGATCGCGGCCCACCAGGTCGAGTACCACCCGCTGTTCCAGCCCGTGGACGTCCTCGAACACGCCCGGGAGAACGAGTACCCGCTGGTCGCGTACTCGCCGCTGGCGAACGGCCGCGCGGGCGAGATCGACGCGGTCGTCGATATCGCGAGGCGCCGCGAGACCAGCCCCGAAGCGGTCTGTCTCGTCTGGCTGGCCGCCAAGGACGGCGTCGTCACGATTCCGAAAGCAAGCAGTCGCGAGCACCTCGAGGCCAACCTCGAGGCGCTGGAGCTCGAACTCGATGTCGACGAGCTCGAACGGATCGACGCCGTCGAGCGAACCGAGGAGCTGTTTCCGGAGTAG